The following coding sequences lie in one Girardinichthys multiradiatus isolate DD_20200921_A chromosome 13, DD_fGirMul_XY1, whole genome shotgun sequence genomic window:
- the c13h18orf21 gene encoding UPF0711 protein C18orf21 homolog isoform X2 — MLKKETGLQKKNRQTLSRLLQSVSVCTYCYQWLKPDNHRVRLRPKRRPSARVQRVLLRQARGKRLSLVQKKLLLRFQKSPSVLMATCHACSKTSIHKGVNRDFMASFAKTHSTPGSAGKYKTPQSGSRSNTTTPKSPGKDKTPSHTPRSSITSTISGSSTSSSKSSSKSKNWVVQRLSKILTREDNQGKKKGGLKDFLSSL; from the exons ATGCTTAAGAAAGAAACAG GactgcagaagaaaaacaggcagacCTTGTCCAGATTGTTGCAGAGCGTCTCAGTGTGTACGTACTGCTACCAGTGGCTGAAGCCTGACAATCACCGGGTGCGTCTGCGGCCAAAGCGCCGCCCGTCGGCACGGGTACAGCGAGTCCTGCTCAGGCAGGCCAGAGGAAAACGGCTGAGCCTGGTACAAAAAAAGCTGCTGCTCCGCTTCCAAAAGTCCCCTTCGGTTCTG ATGGCCACCTGCCATGCTTGCAGTAAGACATCCATACACAAAGGTGTGAACAGAGATTTTATGGCCAGCTTCGCTAAGACCCACAGCACACCAGGGAGCGCTGGAAAATACAAGACCCCCCAGTCCGGCAGCAGATCCAACACGACCACGCCCAAGTCCCCAGGCAAAGACAAGACACCATCTCATACACCGAG ATCCTCCATTACTTCCACAATTTCAGGGTCAAGTACATCTTCCTCCAAGTCTTCCTCTAAATCCAAAAACTGGGTCGTTCAGCGTCTCAGCAAGATTCTCACCCGAGAGGACAACCAGGGCAAAAAGAAGGGAGGCTTGAAGGATTTCCTCTCCTCACTTTGA
- the rp9 gene encoding retinitis pigmentosa 9 protein, giving the protein MSERKRTRESEDRREHKKHKTSKNDLEKLKTQTKKLNQEVQKLKHIETFYEKPPPGFIKEHEEKPEDCIPADPGNEDARSFLAHAPTKGLWMPLGKEVKVMQCWRCKRYGHRTGDRECPFFIKGNQKLEQFRVAHEDPMYDLIRENKRNEKETRIQQLQQLLQDTTSCSSSSDSDSSSSSSSSDSHRKKRKKRKDKKKKEKKKKKKKRKHKSSKTTDSSDSD; this is encoded by the exons ATGTCGGAAAGAAAGCGAACAAGAGAGAGTGAGGACAGACGGGAGCACAAGAAACACAAGACATCTAAAAATGACCTGGAGAAACTGAAGACACAAACGAAGAAACTCAACCAGGAGGTACAAAAACTGAAACACATCGAGACTTT CTATGAAAAACCTCCACCAGGGTTCATTAAG GAGCACGAGGAGAAACCAGAGGACTGTATTCCTGCTGATCCTGGAAATGAAGACGCCAGGAGCTTTCTGGCACACGCCCCCACCAAGGGGCTCTGGATGCCTCTGGGAAAGGAGGTGAAGGTGATGCAGT GTTGGAGATGTAAGCGCTATGGTCACAGGACAGGAGACAGGGAGTGTCCTTTCTTCATCAAAGGCAACCAGAAACTGGAGCAGTTCAGAGTT GCTCATGAAGACCCCATGTATGACTTGATCcgggaaaacaaaagaaatgaaaaagaaaccaG GATCCAGCAactgcagcagctcctccaggacaCCACCTCCTGCTCTTCTTCCTCAGACTCGGACAGCTCTTCCTCATCGTCGTCTTCAGACAGTCATCgcaagaagaggaaaaaaaggaaggacaagaagaagaaagagaagaagaagaagaaaaagaagcgaAAGCATAAATCATCCAAAACTACCGACAGCTCAGATTCAGACTGA